In Deinococcus ruber, the following are encoded in one genomic region:
- a CDS encoding NAD-binding protein yields MLARDFAPQFPVEHVEKDVRYLLEVAWQVGAALPLTEAVKEVYGRAVWQGHGAQNIGGVMQLYLHDSTP; encoded by the coding sequence ATGCTGGCCCGCGATTTTGCGCCGCAGTTCCCGGTTGAGCACGTCGAAAAAGATGTCCGGTACCTGCTGGAGGTCGCTTGGCAGGTGGGCGCAGCGCTGCCGCTGACCGAAGCGGTCAAGGAGGTATACGGGCGTGCCGTCTGGCAGGGGCACGGAGCGCAGAACATCGGCGGGGTGATGCAGCTCTATCTGCACGACAGCACCCCT